The genomic stretch CAGCTTCGTCGTCGTACGACCAGAGTAACACACACGACAAAGAGAGTTATACACATCTGTTACAGTGGTGCTACAAGCACCATAATTGCGCGAGCATTTGTACATTTTTGGAGTTGTCTCGTCGGAATGATTTCTAGCAGCTGAAGGGAGGATTACGGTGATGGAAGGTGAGGAGGGAAGAATGGttggatgaagaagaagatccTTAGATAGGTTTGGTTGCATGTAAACACGGTTGAGATTTTCAACGCTGGAATAGAGATTTCCTAAGCAACCAGAGGCAGCTTCCTTGGTTAAAATGTTGACGACTGTAGCAAGTGGCAACTGAAGCAAGGTAAAGAGGAAATCCACTACATCCTTAGAGGCTTCTGCAAACAGCACTTTCTTACGCTTTGTGTGTATCAGAAGCTTCACACTCAAACTATTTGTAGGGGGTGTCTTGCTCGTCATGCCTCAAAGATAGAGTAAATCTGAATCTGATTGGAGTaataattcacaatttttgAAAGGCTATATATAGAGAGATGGAGGGAAGTTGGAAAGTCCACACCATTCATCAATTCATGCATGCATACGCCTCGAGAGTCCACACCACTTCCCTTTCCAATACCACTAATAGTTATCTCTACTCTTCAAAATATCTTCAACAATTGCTTCATTGTTGCCAAATAAATAGCCCATTAAATAACCATTGTATACATTGTAGCAGGAttctatgttttattcatcactACTCTGCTTGTCATCTTATTCACCTCCTTCTAATAATTAAACCTCTTACGTTATGATATCGGAAATGTTTGGTAACAAAGAAAATCAGCCAAAAACAACCATAACTTGCCTTATTTagcatttattaattgttgcgaCAATTAATTAATACTAAATAAGGTAAGTT from Arachis stenosperma cultivar V10309 chromosome 9, arast.V10309.gnm1.PFL2, whole genome shotgun sequence encodes the following:
- the LOC130950317 gene encoding uncharacterized protein LOC130950317 codes for the protein MTSKTPPTNSLSVKLLIHTKRKKVLFAEASKDVVDFLFTLLQLPLATVVNILTKEAASGCLGNLYSSVENLNRVYMQPNLSKDLLLHPTILPSSPSITVILPSAARNHSDETTPKMYKCSRNYGACSTTVTDVYNSLCRVCYSGRTTTKLNYMKGEATATATAGTAPATSGHSNNGFVKEVVTYMIMDNLLIQPMSILSGLTMLNHFNVYDVGALKEAVVQLGMNEGLKLLKTCMEKSDKVLTSVFLA